One segment of Planctomycetota bacterium DNA contains the following:
- a CDS encoding adenosylcobalamin-dependent ribonucleoside-diphosphate reductase translates to MKITPRFTRPGQDVFSTVEWSLRTSRISNSDGSTVFEMNNAEIPAAWSQLATDIVVSKYFRKAGVEQIGADGKPAMDAAGKPVLGPERSVRQVVHRLAGCWRHWGEKFGYFSTPQDAQAFYNEISWMLLNQVAAPNSPQWFNTGLQWAYGITGPAQGHWIADHNTGEVSLAADAYSHPQPHACFIQSVRDDLVGDGGIMDLWTREARLFKYGSGTGTNFSRLRGENESLSGGGKSSGLMSFLKIGDRAAGAIKSGGTTRRAAKMVCLDVDHPDIEAFVNWKVREELKVAALVEGAKRFTPEQKEVASRLNLKLDFDFNGECYQTVSGQNSNNSIRLSDEFMNAVDADASWNLTQRTDGKVAKTLPARDLWQQISFAAWQCADPGLQYDSTINAWHTCPKGGRINASNPCSEYMFLDNTACNLASINLLKFYDPETRAFDLEGYEHAITLWTAVLEISVLMASFPSKEIAELSWKYRTLGLGYANLGALLMQAGIPYDSEEGRAVCGALSAILTGRSYAASALLAAEHGAFGGYSENRDSMLRVIRNHRRAAYGVDRASNEWEDLAIRPVSINHDLFKTGKISLSNAGDLLSRSLACWDDALLFGTKFGFRNAQVTVIAPTGTIGLLMDCDTTGVEPDFALTKFKKLAGGGYFKIANQSLRPAIKALGYSDEISDRIMTHVIGTLSIDTPIPDVEGQMIGDGPSFREFLSEKGYTGDDLVALENQLPMMFELGFAFSAWSMPAQVLEKIGVSPAAAKADPKFNGLRKLGLRKKQIDTLNRLICGTQTVEGTPLLKPEHLAVFDCANKCGATGTRFIRPDGHIHMMAAAQPFISGAISKTINLPAEASVGEVGASYRLSWELGLKANALYRDGSKLSQPLNTKVDVEQEEEDLDGLETTTTSTSVTTTVFHESLSTETQSIDRMVEVAETGSMVVPVAQSGGEFVERVVERVVERVIERPLRRRLPETRGSITHKFNVAGHEGYLIVGLYEDGRPGELFITMAKEGSTIGGLMDSLGTAISVALQYGVPVESLVTKFAHQRFEPMGMTTNSEIPFAKSLVDYIFRWMGMQFIPGYRESNAPRRGSAAAPYATPDVPASDFHHTVKEDTGWQQRMDGAANPTAARFSSTDGDGRGPTGTADPISASLELKGQAKTDAGPGRLSVAELGRLTGESLAGAAASATTKDALAAEAYFQATASVLDQSNAQLMGDAPACDVCGAITVRNGTCYRCLNCGNSMGCS, encoded by the coding sequence ATGAAGATCACCCCGCGCTTCACCCGTCCCGGACAAGACGTCTTCAGCACCGTCGAATGGAGCCTGCGCACCAGCCGCATCAGCAACAGCGATGGCTCGACCGTCTTCGAGATGAACAACGCCGAGATCCCGGCCGCGTGGAGCCAGCTCGCCACCGACATCGTGGTGAGCAAGTACTTCCGCAAGGCCGGCGTCGAGCAGATCGGCGCCGATGGCAAGCCCGCGATGGACGCCGCGGGCAAGCCCGTGCTCGGGCCGGAGCGCTCGGTGCGCCAGGTGGTGCATCGCCTCGCCGGATGCTGGCGCCACTGGGGCGAGAAGTTCGGATACTTCTCCACGCCGCAGGATGCGCAGGCCTTCTACAACGAAATCTCCTGGATGCTGCTCAACCAGGTTGCCGCCCCCAACAGCCCGCAATGGTTCAACACCGGATTGCAATGGGCCTACGGCATCACCGGCCCGGCCCAGGGGCACTGGATCGCCGACCACAACACCGGCGAAGTCTCGCTGGCTGCCGACGCCTACAGCCATCCGCAGCCGCACGCCTGCTTCATCCAGAGCGTGCGCGATGACCTGGTGGGCGATGGCGGCATCATGGACCTGTGGACCCGCGAGGCCCGCCTCTTCAAGTATGGCTCGGGCACCGGCACTAATTTCAGCCGCCTTCGCGGCGAGAACGAGTCGCTCTCGGGCGGCGGCAAGAGTTCGGGCCTGATGAGCTTCCTCAAGATCGGCGACCGCGCCGCCGGCGCTATCAAGAGCGGCGGCACCACGCGCCGCGCCGCCAAGATGGTCTGCCTGGACGTGGACCATCCCGACATCGAGGCCTTCGTGAACTGGAAGGTCCGCGAGGAGCTCAAGGTCGCCGCCCTCGTCGAAGGCGCCAAACGCTTCACCCCCGAGCAGAAGGAGGTCGCCAGCCGACTCAACCTGAAGCTGGACTTCGATTTCAATGGCGAGTGCTACCAGACCGTCAGCGGCCAGAATTCCAACAACTCGATCCGCCTTTCGGACGAGTTCATGAACGCGGTCGACGCCGACGCCTCGTGGAACCTGACCCAGCGCACCGACGGCAAGGTTGCCAAGACGCTTCCCGCCCGCGACCTCTGGCAGCAGATCTCTTTCGCCGCATGGCAATGCGCCGATCCCGGCCTGCAGTACGACAGCACGATCAACGCCTGGCACACCTGCCCCAAGGGCGGACGCATCAACGCCAGCAATCCCTGCAGCGAATACATGTTCCTGGACAACACCGCGTGCAACCTGGCCAGCATCAACCTGCTCAAGTTCTACGACCCCGAGACCCGCGCCTTCGACCTCGAGGGCTACGAGCACGCCATCACGCTCTGGACCGCGGTGCTGGAGATCAGCGTGCTGATGGCTTCCTTCCCCTCGAAGGAGATCGCCGAGCTCAGCTGGAAGTACCGCACGCTGGGCTTGGGCTACGCCAATCTCGGCGCGCTGCTGATGCAGGCGGGCATTCCCTACGACAGCGAAGAAGGCCGCGCCGTGTGCGGCGCCCTTTCCGCCATCCTCACCGGTCGCAGTTACGCCGCCAGTGCGCTGCTGGCCGCGGAGCATGGGGCCTTCGGCGGCTACAGCGAGAACCGCGACAGCATGCTGCGGGTCATCCGCAACCACCGCCGCGCCGCCTACGGCGTCGACCGCGCCTCCAATGAATGGGAGGATCTGGCGATTCGGCCGGTCTCAATCAATCATGATCTCTTCAAGACCGGGAAGATCTCGCTCTCCAACGCGGGCGACCTGCTTTCACGCTCGCTGGCCTGCTGGGACGATGCCCTGCTCTTCGGCACCAAGTTCGGTTTCCGCAATGCGCAGGTCACCGTGATCGCGCCGACCGGAACCATCGGCTTGCTGATGGACTGCGACACCACCGGCGTCGAACCCGACTTCGCCCTGACCAAGTTCAAGAAACTCGCCGGCGGCGGCTACTTCAAGATCGCCAACCAGAGTCTGCGCCCCGCGATCAAGGCGCTGGGCTACAGCGACGAGATCTCCGATCGGATCATGACCCACGTCATCGGCACGCTCAGCATTGACACGCCGATCCCCGACGTCGAGGGCCAGATGATCGGCGACGGTCCCTCCTTCCGCGAGTTCCTCAGCGAAAAGGGCTACACCGGTGACGACCTGGTCGCGCTGGAGAATCAGCTGCCGATGATGTTCGAGCTGGGCTTCGCCTTCTCCGCCTGGAGCATGCCGGCGCAGGTGCTGGAGAAGATCGGCGTCAGCCCGGCCGCGGCCAAGGCCGATCCGAAGTTCAACGGGCTGCGCAAGCTCGGCCTGCGCAAGAAGCAGATCGACACCCTCAACCGCCTGATCTGCGGAACGCAGACGGTCGAGGGCACGCCGCTGCTCAAGCCGGAGCACCTCGCGGTCTTCGACTGCGCCAACAAATGCGGCGCCACCGGCACGCGATTCATCCGCCCGGATGGCCACATCCACATGATGGCCGCGGCGCAGCCCTTCATCTCGGGGGCCATCTCCAAGACCATCAACCTGCCGGCCGAGGCCAGCGTGGGCGAGGTCGGCGCCTCCTACCGGCTGAGCTGGGAGCTCGGGCTCAAGGCCAACGCGCTCTATCGCGACGGCAGCAAGCTGAGCCAGCCGCTCAACACCAAGGTCGACGTGGAGCAGGAGGAGGAGGACCTTGACGGTCTCGAGACCACGACCACCTCGACCTCCGTCACCACCACCGTCTTCCACGAATCGCTTTCCACAGAGACGCAATCCATCGACCGCATGGTCGAGGTCGCCGAAACCGGATCGATGGTGGTGCCCGTGGCCCAGAGCGGCGGCGAGTTCGTGGAGCGCGTCGTGGAGCGGGTCGTGGAGCGCGTCATCGAGCGGCCGCTGCGCCGCCGCCTGCCCGAGACCCGCGGCAGCATCACCCACAAGTTCAACGTCGCCGGACATGAGGGCTACCTCATCGTCGGCCTCTATGAAGATGGTCGCCCCGGCGAACTCTTCATCACCATGGCGAAGGAAGGCTCGACCATCGGCGGCCTGATGGATTCGCTGGGCACCGCGATCAGCGTGGCCCTGCAGTACGGCGTGCCGGTTGAAAGCCTGGTCACAAAGTTCGCGCATCAGCGCTTCGAGCCCATGGGCATGACCACGAATTCCGAGATTCCCTTCGCCAAGAGCCTGGTGGACTACATCTTCCGATGGATGGGCATGCAGTTCATCCCGGGCTACCGCGAATCGAACGCGCCACGGCGGGGATCCGCCGCGGCTCCCTATGCGACGCCGGATGTTCCCGCGTCTGATTTTCACCACACTGTCAAGGAGGACACTGGATGGCAACAGCGCATGGATGGCGCCGCGAACCCGACAGCGGCCCGTTTTTCGAGCACGGACGGCGATGGTCGTGGACCGACCGGCACGGCCGATCCCATCTCCGCTTCTCTCGAATTGAAAGGCCAGGCGAAGACCGACGCGGGGCCGGGCCGTCTCTCCGTCGCCGAGCTTGGACGCTTGACGGGCGAATCTTTGGCTGGAGCGGCCGCGAGCGCGACGACGAAAGACGCTCTCGCGGCCGAGGCGTATTTTCAGGCCACGGCCTCCGTGCTTGATCAGTCCAACGCCCAGCTGATGGGCGACGCTCCCGCCTGCGATGTCTGCGGAGCGATCACGGTTCGAAACGGTACTTGCTATCGATGTCTCAACTGCGGCAACAGCATGGGCTGCAGCTGA
- a CDS encoding cobalamin-dependent protein (Presence of a B(12) (cobalamin)-binding domain implies dependence on cobalamin itself, in one of its several forms, or in some unusual lineages, dependence on a cobalamin-like analog.), producing MKATTEPTTAIEKKDRCGGLPHRPRVLLGKMGLDGHDRGVKLIARLLRDSGVHVIYSGLWQTPRSLAIGARDEDADCIACSMMSNSHLVLVPRLIEECRKVGRPDMIVNVGGIIPQEDVPVLVAGGVNKIFHTGAGLEPIVESVRASVRDYAPLPAAPTPNPTAQLARMISLAHAKQLDAKAPRRRPKRVVGITGAPGAGKSTLVASMAREMVLRSKKLAVIAFDPMSPITSGALLGDRLRVDFNAVDEGVFYRSLAIMGEDYATLDDILGLLGAAGYDDVLVETVGAGQNDVAIRLHVDRCIVVVVPGMGDSVQMDKAGLLEIADLFVANKADHAGEAKLVRELLDVAAGRPILETIATQGKGVVELLNAIFPA from the coding sequence GTGAAAGCGACCACCGAACCCACGACCGCGATTGAGAAGAAGGATCGCTGCGGCGGTCTGCCGCACCGGCCGCGCGTGCTGCTGGGAAAGATGGGCCTGGACGGCCACGATCGCGGCGTGAAGCTCATCGCGCGGCTGCTGCGCGACAGCGGCGTGCACGTGATCTACAGCGGACTTTGGCAGACGCCGCGCAGCCTGGCCATCGGCGCCCGCGACGAGGACGCCGACTGCATCGCCTGCTCGATGATGAGCAACAGCCACCTGGTGCTGGTGCCGCGGCTCATCGAGGAGTGCCGCAAGGTCGGCCGGCCCGACATGATCGTCAACGTCGGCGGCATCATTCCGCAGGAGGATGTCCCGGTGCTGGTCGCCGGGGGCGTGAACAAGATTTTCCACACCGGCGCGGGGCTCGAGCCCATCGTGGAGAGCGTCCGCGCTTCGGTCCGCGATTACGCGCCGCTGCCCGCGGCGCCGACACCCAATCCAACCGCGCAGCTGGCACGGATGATCTCATTGGCCCACGCCAAGCAACTGGACGCGAAGGCGCCGCGGCGGCGCCCCAAGCGCGTGGTCGGCATCACCGGCGCGCCCGGCGCCGGCAAGAGCACGCTGGTGGCCTCGATGGCCCGCGAGATGGTGCTGCGATCCAAGAAGCTGGCGGTGATCGCCTTCGACCCGATGAGCCCGATCACCAGCGGGGCCCTGCTGGGCGACCGGCTGCGCGTCGACTTCAACGCCGTCGACGAGGGAGTCTTCTACCGCTCGCTGGCGATCATGGGCGAGGATTACGCGACGCTCGATGACATTCTGGGATTGCTCGGCGCCGCGGGCTACGACGACGTCCTGGTGGAAACCGTCGGCGCCGGCCAGAACGACGTCGCCATCCGCCTCCACGTCGACCGCTGCATCGTGGTCGTGGTTCCCGGCATGGGCGACTCCGTGCAGATGGACAAGGCCGGACTGCTCGAGATCGCCGACCTCTTCGTGGCCAACAAGGCCGACCACGCCGGCGAGGCCAAGCTGGTCCGCGAGCTGCTCGACGTGGCCGCGGGCCGACCGATCCTGGAGACCATCGCCACCCAGGGCAAGGGCGTGGTCGAGCTGCTCAACGCGATTTTCCCGGCGTAA
- a CDS encoding MmgE/PrpD family protein, which translates to MSDASSPRVLSRNSNQALGIGQYAIDFLREGRPDPSVLERTTLFHTDAVLCGVSALALGTNAPVLLRKEALDYRTKKGVPVFGSDKRVSPEKAVVANCAAVREWDSNGTNFGYRPELGHTAGEFGHNDFYPVAVAAAQLAREGGDIALRGMVCLDEIRGRLAEVFSLKSYKIDHVVHGAIASAAVYGAILGATAEEIEGAIGMMVAHAIPWRAIRAGKQLSDSKGASAAISAEFAVLCMQRSMRGFLGPRDIFRNPESLFRQFEPTQGDSPFDLHLSMAGSDFAVMGMHFKLGLYEHQSAGALQGVIDLVQRHPELAEKPDSIRSITITAYEPAFGIIGDPAKRDPKTRQSADHSMLYIVSTLLRKAIERVASKGRAGLGTSSDDAWKALMLEPVDYGSEAIFNANTRAMMAKVHFEHGGPEFDRRYPEGIPTQVKITTDQGTHDSGLVMFPAGHARNHTANLQDILAAKFALMAGLGVKKGKRLVGTLAALGTLDRKELAELYDFELLDRGPFE; encoded by the coding sequence ATGAGTGACGCATCGTCGCCGCGCGTTCTTTCCCGCAATTCCAACCAGGCCCTGGGCATCGGCCAGTACGCGATCGACTTCCTGCGCGAAGGCCGGCCCGATCCCTCCGTCCTCGAGCGGACCACGCTCTTTCACACCGACGCCGTGCTCTGCGGCGTCAGCGCGCTGGCGCTGGGCACCAACGCGCCGGTGCTGCTGCGCAAGGAGGCCCTGGACTACCGCACCAAGAAGGGCGTCCCGGTCTTCGGCAGCGACAAGCGGGTCTCCCCCGAGAAGGCCGTGGTGGCCAACTGCGCCGCGGTTCGCGAATGGGATTCCAACGGCACCAACTTCGGCTATCGCCCCGAACTCGGGCACACCGCCGGTGAGTTCGGCCACAACGACTTCTATCCCGTGGCCGTTGCCGCGGCACAGCTCGCCCGCGAAGGCGGCGACATCGCGCTGCGCGGCATGGTCTGCCTGGACGAGATCCGCGGGCGCCTGGCCGAGGTCTTCTCGCTCAAGAGCTACAAGATCGACCACGTGGTGCATGGGGCGATCGCCAGCGCCGCGGTCTACGGGGCGATCCTGGGCGCGACCGCCGAGGAGATCGAGGGCGCCATCGGCATGATGGTGGCCCACGCGATTCCCTGGCGCGCCATCCGCGCCGGCAAGCAGCTCAGCGACTCCAAGGGGGCCAGCGCCGCCATCAGCGCCGAGTTCGCCGTGCTCTGCATGCAGCGTTCGATGCGCGGCTTCCTGGGCCCGCGCGACATCTTCCGAAATCCCGAGAGCCTCTTTCGTCAGTTCGAGCCGACCCAGGGGGACAGCCCCTTCGACCTGCACCTTTCCATGGCCGGTTCGGATTTCGCCGTGATGGGTATGCACTTCAAGCTGGGCCTCTACGAGCACCAGAGCGCGGGCGCGCTCCAGGGCGTGATCGACCTGGTGCAGCGCCATCCGGAGCTGGCGGAGAAGCCGGATTCCATCCGCAGCATCACCATCACCGCCTACGAGCCCGCCTTCGGCATCATCGGCGACCCCGCCAAGCGCGACCCCAAGACGCGGCAGAGCGCCGACCACTCCATGCTCTACATCGTCAGCACGCTGCTGCGCAAGGCCATCGAGCGGGTCGCCTCCAAGGGCCGGGCCGGGCTCGGCACCAGCAGCGACGACGCGTGGAAGGCGCTGATGCTGGAGCCGGTGGACTACGGCTCGGAGGCGATCTTCAATGCCAACACGCGGGCGATGATGGCCAAGGTCCACTTCGAGCATGGCGGTCCGGAATTCGACCGCCGCTACCCCGAGGGCATTCCGACCCAGGTGAAGATCACCACCGACCAGGGCACGCACGACAGCGGGCTGGTCATGTTCCCCGCCGGACATGCGCGAAATCACACCGCGAACCTGCAGGACATCCTTGCCGCCAAATTCGCCCTGATGGCCGGGCTCGGCGTGAAGAAGGGCAAGCGGCTGGTGGGCACGCTCGCCGCGCTGGGTACGCTCGACCGCAAGGAGCTGGCCGAGCTCTACGACTTCGAGCTGCTGGACCGCGGTCCCTTCGAATAG